One Micromonospora eburnea genomic region harbors:
- a CDS encoding aldo/keto reductase encodes MAVNTVPNIAFNDGNMIPQLGFGVFQVEPKDTARAVGAALDVGYRHVDTAEMYGNEAGVGQAIRAAGLDRGEVFVTSKLSNDCHRPDDARRAFEATLRALKFDYLDLFLIHWPLPTRYDGDYVSTWKVLEELQRDGRARSIGVSNFQVPHLKRLAAEAELTPAVNQVEAHPYFRNEEVRGYGAAHNILTQAWSPIAQGKVLGDPTVVDIAEEVGRTPAQVVLRWHVQRGDIVFPKSTTRKRIEENFQIFDFELDDAAMDRIGALDRGEDGRQGPNPDTFDYLPG; translated from the coding sequence ATGGCCGTGAACACCGTTCCCAACATCGCCTTCAACGACGGCAACATGATCCCGCAGCTCGGCTTCGGCGTGTTCCAGGTCGAGCCGAAGGACACCGCCCGGGCGGTCGGCGCGGCCCTCGATGTCGGCTACCGGCACGTCGACACCGCCGAGATGTACGGCAACGAGGCCGGGGTGGGGCAGGCGATCCGGGCCGCCGGGCTGGACCGCGGCGAGGTCTTCGTCACCAGCAAGCTGAGCAACGACTGCCACCGCCCCGACGACGCCCGCCGGGCGTTCGAGGCGACGTTGCGGGCGCTGAAGTTCGACTACCTCGACCTGTTCCTGATCCACTGGCCGCTGCCCACCCGGTACGACGGCGACTACGTCTCCACCTGGAAGGTGCTGGAGGAACTCCAGCGCGACGGCCGGGCGAGGTCGATCGGCGTGTCGAACTTCCAGGTGCCGCACCTGAAGCGGCTGGCCGCCGAGGCTGAGTTGACGCCGGCGGTGAACCAGGTGGAGGCGCACCCGTACTTCCGCAACGAGGAGGTGCGCGGGTACGGCGCGGCACACAACATCCTCACCCAGGCGTGGTCGCCGATCGCGCAGGGCAAGGTGCTCGGCGACCCGACAGTCGTCGACATCGCCGAAGAGGTCGGTCGTACCCCGGCCCAGGTCGTGCTGCGCTGGCACGTGCAGCGCGGCGACATCGTCTTCCCGAAGTCGACCACCCGGAAGCGGATCGAGGAGAACTTCCAGATCTTCGACTTCGAGCTGGACGACGCCGCGATGGACCGGATCGGCGCCCTGGACCGGGGCGAGGACGGCCGGCAGGGCCCGAACCCGGACACCTTCGACTACCTGCCCGGCTGA